The Chlorocebus sabaeus isolate Y175 chromosome 22, mChlSab1.0.hap1, whole genome shotgun sequence genome segment tagtgccagctactcgggaggctgaggcaggagaatggtgtgaacccgggaggcggagcttgcagtgagccgagatcgtgccactgcactccagcctgggcgacagagcgagactccctctcaaaaaagaaaaaaaaaaaaagaaaaagaaagcactgCCCCTCAGGATGCTTggtgggaggcagggcagggtgggagCCTACAGAGAGAGTATACAGGATACACTCAGTAGGCTTACACCACCCAGAGGTTCTGAAGAGTACTGCCCCAGGGAAGCCTCTTTAATTAACTGCTTAATCCAGTGTTTTCCAAATGTGATGGACCACAAAAGCCCTTTTTCCATAAAATCTATTTACTTCCTGGAGAATTAACATCCATACAACACACGCTTTGGGCAATGTGCTGTCCATTTGGTGGCACAAGCCATGCTCTTAGAGACTATGCTATGCCAAGAACCAAGAAGAGTGGCCCAGACCCTATCATGGAGGCAGTGGGAGTCCTTGAGGGTTCCCGAGCAGAACAGCAGGGTAAATGAGCGGGAGGCTTGGGAAAGGGGTGGGGGCTGCCCGAGACAGAAAGGGCCTGTCCCTAAACACCTGCCCACAGCCCAAAGTCCCAGCTGCAGGGGACTCACTGGACCACTTGGTAGTAGCGCTGGAGGAAGAGGGACCAGCCCTCGGGGGTGAGGTACAGTGGGGCCTCCAGGTCCTTGTCGATGTCCATGTGGGCCAGGTTGCTAAGGTACTCCTCGCACGCACACAGAGCTTCATCCACAAACTCTGGGGACACCGACACTGGGTTTTTCTCCTGTTTCTTGCGCTGCTTGTCTCCTGCACATAGGGAGGGGCCTGTCACGATCCCATATCAAGGCAGGTAACCTGACACATGCCACAGCCCCCATTGTCCTAAGGCCTGTCACTTACATGCGGCCCAGCACGTATCTAGATAGATCCCTTACTGCCCTGGGATGTGTCACTTAGCTGACGCTTTGCTCTAAATTCACTGCAACTCTAGCACTTGCCCCTGGCTCCCACTGTCCCAGGACCTGTCACTCACTTAAGACTCTGCCCTAAATGTCCCCAAGTCCTCTGACAGCACCTATAGCCTCTCTGCCCCTGGGACCTGTAAGACACCTGAGGCCCTGCCTAAAATGCACCTGGGAGCCTTGGCCTATGTGAACCCAGTTATACATGAATACCCCTCCCCCACGTCTGACACGACTTCTTAAGTCCACACACCAGAAATCCAGACCCACTCCCAGAATCCTGACACAGAGCTACAACCCTTAGCCCACAGAAGCACTAACCTCTGTGTGCACTGTTATTGCACAAGGCCCTGACACACCTGAAAGTGATTACAGAAACTGACCCTTCAGAAGACCCCCATGCACATCCACAGACCTGACTCACCCGGAACATCGCAGTGCACTGAAGACCCTGATATACAACTGAGGCCCTCAGACCCCTGCAGCCTGACCTATACCATAAAAGTTTAAGCACGGGGTCTCTAGCCACACCTGAGGTCCTTTTGCCCCTTATCCTGGCACACAACCAAACCTTCCCTGTACGTGACACATGCAAGAGACAGCAATGGGGAGGTCTCCCTCTGGAAGAGGCAGGGATTTTCCTCCTTCCTGGAGAGCTGCCTCTACTTCCCTGAATCCCTCACTGATGGGTCCCTGGATTACAGGACTAGGAGCCTGGAGGCACGAGCTAAATCCAGAAAGGGAAAGGGCAGGCAGTGGTTGGGCTGGCATGCAATGATAGTGAGGGTTCCTCTGTGTCCCCCTCCACTCCAAGCTCTTCCTTATGTTCAGGCCTAAGCTGTTCTCGGGCCATGTGTAAAGCCCAGTTtcactgcttcctcctcctcagagaCCTGAGCTCCTCACAGGCAGGGACGGACCATGTCTTCTTAGTCTCCCCTCTCCAGGGTGCTTGGCCACATGCCAGGCCCATGGGAGGGCGGAATGAGGAGTGGATCAACTAACAAATGGATGGGAAGACAAGTGTCTAGGTACCTGGGACAGAAAAATGGATGAGTGGAGGGACTGGAGGACAGATAGGTAGTAGATAGGAGAATGGAATAGCAGGTAggtagatgggtagatggatcTGTGGAAGGATAGGTAGGCAGggagtggatagatggatggggaGTATGGAGCTGACATCAGGTAGATGAATGAAGAGATTAACAATGGGTGACAGGTGGgaggatggaaggatgaatggaagTGTGGGTGGGTGAATCGGTAGATCAGAGAGTGGGTGAATAAGTGGGTACAtaggtgaatggatgagtggatggatggatggatggatggatggatggatggatagatagatgggtaGATGTGAATCATACACAGATGTGTGAATGAACCAGTAGGTGGGTGGATGAGTAGATAGGTGGAAGGGCAGATGGGTGGAGGATAAATGGGTGGGAGAGTGGAGGTAATCACAGTACTTACCTAAGGCCTCTTCCTCTACTGCCTGGATAGGGTATGACTTCCACTCAGACTTCACCACCAGCTTGAGAACGTTGCGGGCAGCTGTCAGCCAGAAGTCCTCTGCTCCCAGGCCAGGGGATACCCTGCTCAGCCCCTAGGCTTGAGGCCTGTTCTGGTTCCAGAACCTGATCATGACTTGCCCCATTTTGGATCCAGAACCTGACTCTACCTTTTCTGACTCTAGAGCCTGAGTTTAGAACTTGCTCCTGTTtcaggccatgtgcagtggcttatgcctataatcttagtactttgggaggccgaggtgggtggatcacgaggtcaggagaacgagaccatcctggctaacacagtgaaaccctgtctctactaaaaatacaaaaaattagctgggtgtggtggcggcgcctgtagtcccagctactaggaaggatgaggcagaagaatggcgtgaacctgggaggcggagcttgcagtgagccaagatcgagccactgcactccagtctgggtgacagagtgagattccgtctcaaaaaaaaaaaaaaaaaaggacttgctCCTGTTTCAGTTGTGGAACCACACCCCAAATCTGACCTGACTTGGATCATATTCTGCCTTCAGAATCTGGCTTGGACCCATTGTctgatttatttcttctgttcatCACCTACTTTTGATACTTATTCTATCCTGAGAACCAGACTATGTcatatttcagattttgaatgtAATTTAAACCTAGCATAGAATCTGGATCCAAATTCTAACCTGAATTTAGAACGTATTGTGGAATTGGAACCTAGTCTGCCTTAGAAACCCAAAGCCTGCAGCCTTTTTTGGAACCCAATTCAACAAGTGGAACTTGATATAAGCCTGGAATCTGTTCTGGATTCCAAACTCAAGGGACTGACCAACTTTTAGAACCTGCTCTAGAATATAAGCCAAGCTACCTGAGCTTTTCTGGAGGTCAGAGTTGACCAAGCTAAGAGGCTCATTAAGGGAGGGCACATTAGGGAAGGATAAGGATtgagggtggaaaaggaaatctgCTGGGGCAGACGAGGACATGAAGAGAGGCCTGTTGCTCTCCAACATGAGCCAGAGCTTCAGCCCTGCTCCGTCAGCCTGAGGTCCAGGCATAGGGCTGGGGGTCTCCTTACCTATGAAGGCTTTTTTGTCATCCTCAGCCCCCAGGCGGTAGCAGCGTGGGAAGAAGGAATTGGCATCAACCTCATCAAACCACGGCAAATTCCGGAGATTGAGACATAGACCCACCTACAGAGTTAGTGCTGAGAGGGCAGGGCGGGACTGCCCACACTCAGCACATACCCAGACAGCTCAGAAAGACCCTAACTGGATATGCTCTCAGAGCTTTGGCCCTACTTGCAAGGTCTGAGTTGCTCACATCTATCACCATATATTTGCCTGGGCAGTGTCCTTTGCCAAGAATGCCTGACGTCCCTCCTGTCCaccctttcacatttttttttttttgagatggactctcgctctgttgcccaggctggagtgcagtggcacaatctcagttcactgtaagctctgcctcccagattcataccattctcctgcttcagcctacagagtagctgggactacaggcacccatcaccatgcccggcttatttgttgtatttttagtagagacggtgtttcaccgtgttagccaggatggtctcgatctcctgacctgtgatctgcccgcctcggcctcccacagtgctgggattacaggcgtgagccactgcacctggcccaccctTTCACATTCTTAAAGAGCTGCCAAGGCCAAGcgcagtagcttacacctgtaatcccagcactctgggaggctgaagtaggaggactgcttgaggccaagaccagcctgggcaacatagcaagacctcacctcttaaaaatagaacaaaacaagAGCTGCTTCTTCTAGAATCCTTCCTAACCCACACCAATAATATAATGGCAGGTCATTATTATAAAGCCCTTCATCCTTGCCACAATCCCAGAAGATAGTCCTTACTGGTATTCTCactgaaagatgagaaaactgaggctcagagaggtgaagtcacttgCTAAGAAACCCAGGTaagactgggcatgatggctcatgcctgtaatcccagcactttgggaagctgaagtggatcacctgaggtcatgagctcaagaccagcttggccaacatgatgaaaccccgtttctactaaaaaatacaaaaatcagccaggtgtggtgacacacacctgtagtcccagctactcaggaggctgaggcagaagaattgcttgaacctgagaggcagagatggcagtgggcagagattgcaccattgcattccagcctgggagacggagtgagactccactcaaaaaaaaaaaaaaaaaaaaaaaggaacccagGTAAGACAGAATGGGTTCATTAGCCAGATATCTTCTGCTTAGGAGGTTAAGAGTCTGCTTGCTCACTATCATTGGGTTTGGTGATTGTTCTACCTCCAGACCCATTTGAATGCTGGAGCCCATTTTAGTCACTGTATCTACACATGCCAGATACGGTGCAGGGGCTGGATTTGAACCAGCCAGATGCTGGTCAGACTCCAAATCTTCTGAATTATATACTTCCCCTTGCCCTGAGAACTTCCTCTTACTAACaaggagagcagggaggagggcTGCCAGCCCAAGGGCGGGGAGTTGGAGGCTGCCCTGCTTGCTCCTCTAGGGAGCCCACCTTTGTGGTAAAGGAGCCAGCCCGGGCGTAGTGGTTTATCATCTGATCCTTGGAGAGGAAGCGACAGTCGAGCACATCCCGCCGAGTGGTCCAGATGAAGTAGGGGGTCTCATTCTGAACCATGCGGGActggggagacagggaggagacagaAACACAGAGGCCAGTGTGGGTAGCAGGGCCTAAGGCAGCCTCTCCCTGTCCTGCTGAGCAGGGTGGGTGAACAGGAAGGAGAGGATGCTTCCAAGGTGGACTCTAGCCCACACATCATCTTTGTGTAAGTCGATTTCTCTTCCTCCAGGGCACAGGTGGGCAGAGGCCAAGCCAGCCTTTCAGGTTCCTTTTGGCCTTAGGGATGCCAAAGACTCCCTTCTGCCTCCCTTTGTCACCGCTTAAGGTGTCCTATGAGGCTTGTCATTCTCAGCCCCCAGGTGGTGGCAGCGTGAGAAGAAGGAGTTGGCATTAGCCTCATCAAACCACGGCAAATTCCAAAGACTGAGACATAGACCCACCTATGGAGTTAGCCGCTGAGGAGACAGGGCCCCTAAGGGTATCCCCAAGCAGTGACAAAGCTGCACAACTGAATGTCACACTTTGTTCTGGCCCATGGTCatcagtgacttgcccaggggCAGGACGGTGACTCCAAGCTGATGGGCACACAGCCTGTGACAAAGGCTCTCTCATGGACCCCACCTCTCTCCATCCTTCCTACAATTCTGGGAGGTGGGATAATTATTCATAACCAATGTCAGCACATGCTGGGCCCTGCTCTAAGCACTTTCCATGTCAATTCATTCAAGGTTCACCACAATTCTACGTGGTAGGTGCTAAGGTAatctctattttgcagatgaggaaactgaggcataggaaggcgagtgacttgcccaagggctCATGAGATTGACCCATATGAAGCTGCCAATATTCAGCCATTCCTGACATAgagaaatggctttttttttttttttttttgagatggagtctgattctgtcgcccaggctggagtgcagtggcgtgattttggctcactgcaacctccgtctcctgggttcaagtgattcttctgcctcagcttctctagtagctggaattacaggtgtgtgctaccagacccagataatttttttttttttttttgtatttttagtagagacggggtttcaccatgttccccaggctggtctcgaactcctgacctcaaataagccacccaccttggcctcccaaagtgttgcaattacaggcatgacccaccacacccagccagaaatggCAATTTTATATAGTTGACCTCAGTAAGTGGCACTACCAAGATGGAAACCCAAGTACCCTCACCTCAACATGCATGTCCTCCACATCATCACACCCGActctttcagctttttttttattttcccagaTGGAGTTATcgcttgttctgttacccaggctgaagtgcagtggtgcgatttcagctcactacaacctccatctcctaagctcaagtgattctcctgcctcagcttcctgagtagttgggattacaggtgcctgccaccacaactggctaattttttttgtattttttttttccagtagagatgggttttcaccatgttggccaggctggtctcgaactcctaacctcaagggatctacccgccttggcctcccaaaatactgggattacaggcataagccaccccaCTCCGCCTCTTCCAGAGCTTTTTAagtccttccttcctaccttcacTTACCAAGAGCAGAGGGAGAAGGTGAACTATGGGGTTTTTATTTGAAGGGGGAGTTACCATGCATGGAGGCTGTGCTGGCATCTGGTATGACCTAGCAGAGCTCTGAATCACAGGCCAGATGGGACACAGGCCTGATGTGTCCCTCCCCACTCTGCGGCCCTATCCAGCCtttattcacttatttcttttttagagatagagtcttgctttgttgcccaggctggagtgcagtggtgcgatcatagttcactgcagcctgtaattcccgggttcaagcgatcctcccatcttagcctcctgagtagctgggactataggaacatgccaccacacctggataatgtttttctacctttttttgtagagactgagtcttatatgttgcccaggctagtcttgaactcctagcctcaagtgatcctcccaccttggcctcctgagtagctgggaccacaggcatgagccaccatgcccagctctatCCAGCCTTTAAAGAAGCAGTTTTTactacagatagggaaactgtgGCCCAGAGAAAGAAAGGACTTGTCTGAGGTCACCCAGCTGGACACCAATGCTCTCCCTCTAAGCAGGTGGCCCCTGCTTCATCTTGTCTCCCAGGGCCCTCACCATCAGAGCATGTGTTCCATCTAGGTCATCAAATTTCAGTAAATCACCCAAGTCGAACAGCTGTGGTGGCTGGAACTCCTCATCCTCATCTTCATCCTCTGTGGATGCAGAGCCCAGGGCTGATGAGtttcctctccctgccccatAGTCCATAAGGCCTCAACCCTGGGACAGTGGGAACCAAAGAAAAGGGACTCAGGAGGGACAGTTGTGGAAAGAGAGGGAACCACTCACCATCCTCAGTGGTGTCACTGTCACCCATCGCTGAGCTATCCAGATCCTTCTGGGGTGGCAGCAGGGTGGGGCCTGAGCGATGGACCATCTTCTTCTCCACCCAGCCCCTCCGGCGCAAGAGACACCGGATCACTGGGTAGCAGCCTTGGATTGTAAAGATCTTCTTCTGCTGCAAGGTGAGAGATGGATACTTCTTCAATAAGTATTGCATAAGTGCCAGACATAGGGGATATAAAGGTGAACCAGACAGTATGGACACTGCCATCAGGAAATTTTTATATTCCAGTAGGAGAAATAAACAGACTATAAATAAGTAGAGAAATAAATATGcatggtaataataatagcaatggctactatttattgaggacctactaCGTGCTGAGCACTTACATGCATTACTAACAATActatgcatttttgttttgttttgtttgagatagggtctcactctgttgcccaggctggagtatagtggcacaatctcggctcactgcaccctcttcctcctgggttcaagcgattctcctgcctcagcctccttgagtacctgggattacaggtgtgcaccaccatgcccagaatttttttttttttttttttgagatggagtcttcctctgttacccaggctggaatagcacaatcttggctcactgcaacctccacctcccaggttcaagcgattcttctgcctcagcctccccagtagctgggagtacaggtgtgtgtcactatgcccagctaatttttgtatttttattagagacgaggtttcaccatatttgccacactggtctcaaactcctgaccttaggtgatccacccaccttggcctcccaaagtgctggaattacaggcatcagtcaccgcacccggcgcccaaataatttttatattttttggtagagactgggtttcactgtgttggccaggctggtcttgaactcctggcctcaagtgatcctcctgccttggcctcccaaaatgctgggattacaggtctcaggcacctcgcccggccaatactatgcatttttattagatactgttatctccattttactggCTATGAAACAGAGGCATAGAGAAGTTGAGCAGGGTGCCTGAGGCCCCACAGTGGTTAAGCAAAAGAGCAGGGATTTACATCCTAGCAGTTTGGCTACAGAAGCTGCATACTTAATGGGATCCAGAGAAACTACTTAGAAATACATGGCCAGGGAAGGTTGAAAGGAAGCCATGAATGCACAGAACTGGGAAAAGGGGATTCAGGCAGAGGGGAATgcatgtgcaaaggccttgaggcTGGAGAGAGGTCAGAAGGAACTGAAGGGAGACCAGAGTGAGTGGAGCATGGAAAATGATGGGGAAAGCCCCAGAGGAGGTAGGCAGTGGCCAGACTGTGGAAGGCCTGCAGGCCTCAGAATGGACTTGGATTTCATACTAAGAGTGTCGTGAGCAAAAAAGGCTAACTGAGGGAGTCTTTCCAGGCTTGGCTTGCTGCTGTATGGCAAAAAGATGAGGGGACAGGATGGAGgcagaccagttaggaggctgtcATGGTTTGCCTAGGAGAGAAATCACAATTACTAAAATGAAAATGGTTACATCACAGACTGGAGAAGGTGCTAGAGTCGAGAATCGTTTTGGAGGTGGAGATGACAAGTGGTTTTGCTGATGGGATTAGACCTGTGGGTGAGGAAACAGAGAGATGAAATTTCTGGCCTGAGGAACTGAGAGATGGGAAAGACCAGAGACTGGGGAGGACAACAGGTTTGGGCAGGAAGATCAAAGTCTGGTTTGGGACCTGAATTTGAAATGCTTGTTAAGTTTTCTGGGTGTAGATGATAGGTAGGGGGCTGGATCGACGGGATGTGGAGTTCGAGGCTGGGCTGGAAGGGGCACAGAGGGGGTGCAGCACACTGACCGCACTCAGCCAAGGACACAGCCAAAGGAGACAGACCTGGGGAAGGGGCCAGGGGGCCACTAATGGCTGAGGAACCTTTAAAGGCCACTGAAAAGCGGCAGccaaagagggagaaaggaaaacgAGGAGCGTGCGGTCAGACAGCCAAGGGGAAGGGTGTGTGAGGCAGCGGTGTAGAAAGATACAGGGTGCCCAACCGAGATCAAAACAGACAGGCACTGCTGGGTTTGGCTCCCTGGAACTCACCAGGCACCTTGATTAGAGTGGGACATCACAGGGAACCAGAGTGGAGGGAGCCCAGAAGTTTGGTGCTGAAGGGGTAAATGGGGAGGTAGTTGaagatgggtgtggtggttgagggtttttgctgttgttttttcttttgcttttgttttttaaggataTAAGAAAACAGCGCAGGGAGACAGGTTGAGCCGCTCCCAGGGCCCTTTCTAAGCGCCCCCGCCCCTCCTCTGACCTTGACAGCTCTCTCCACGTAGATTTTGGCGTTTCTGAGCCGGTTCATGTGAGACGCCTTGGAGGATCCTCGCCAGAGGACCGGGAAACCTGCAGAAAGATGCAGTAGGGGCGGGGTAGACTGGGCCTGGGCCTAGGGTCTCGGCCTAAGATCTTTTCTGGCCGCCGATAGCCACGCCTCTTCTCTGCCTCCCGCCTTCATCCGGATGTCCACCCTCGGCCGTTCTTCTCCCGACCCCCattccctccccccaccccagcatCTTGTAGTCCTCGCAGCCGCTGTAGGCCAGAGTGAATGCGCCGCACGGGGCCTCACCATCCTGTGGAGAGGGGTCATCCAGGACCGGGGTGTGCGGGGGGCCGAGGGGGCGGGGATCCGCGGCGCCCTGGGCGTGGGTGTCTGGGACCAGCGTCTTGAAGGCGCGGCCGAGGCGGCGCGCAGGAGCGGGGCTGCCTGCCTGGCATCTACCTCCTGGATGACCCTCCTCGGGCTGGGCGGAGGCAGGGCCGGGCCATGGCAGCCTCCTGGGTGGACGGAACTCGGAGCGGCGGGCCAAGGGGAAACTGGTGCGTGGCTCGAGCGGCTGCGGCTTTCGCAGCCAGTTGCACACCGGGCCGCCCCCCTGGCTGTACCAGGAGGCCGAGACCCGGCGCCCGGGCCCCAGCTCCCCAGCGCTCAGGAGCAGCGGCGTGTCGGGGCCCTGCATGCGCCCCTCGCCGCGCTCGCCCTCCCAGCGCCCCTGATCCCGCCTCCCCTCCGCGTCGCCGCCTCCTCTCCCGGGAAGGTCCTGCCTAGGCTCGCGCCTTGTCCTCCGTTCCAAGCCCCGCCCCGTTTGCTGTTGCCTTGGAAACCATTCCCTGGGCACCATCAGACCGCTCGGGGTTGGTTGGGGGCTTCGGCGGGCCCCGGGGCAGTCAAGCGAGGGCTTCCTCAGGACCTGGGGCCTCACCCAGACCCTTGATGAGCGGGGTACTGAAGGCGGAAGAGAGCACTGAGCCCCAGTTAGTGTCGCGGTTCCTTATCCAGTACTTCCTGGTGCCACCGGCCCTGGGGTTTGAGCGATTCTACAGTATTTATAGGCGCTAACAAATGGCCCctgacctcatggagcttacagccCAGTGAGgggaataaaaagtaacaaaggaAGGGAATAGTTACAGGTATAATAAGGGCAATGAACAAGCAGAGGTGAAACCAGGAAGAGGACGCATTTTAGATAAAGCGGAGGTAGAGGATGTCCTCTCTGAAGAGGTTACACATTTAAGCTGAAGATGTAAATGCGAGGAGTCAGGAGTCACCAGGGAAAGGGGAGCAACAGCACTTCAGGGAACAAACAGTCCCAGCAACAGCCGAGAAGGGTTAAGTACTACAAGACAGCCAGAGTGGCTGGAGCCTGGTGAGGACAGATCAGACCTGCCGGGCCTGGCAGATGGGCCTAGGTTAAGGTCCTTAGCGAGGGCAGCATATGGGGGTAACACGAAGGTGCAGAGCACACCCTCCCTAGGAACTTGGAAATGGAAAAACTGATCATCATTTGAGTCAACTGTGAAAGAAACGTAATAGATCAGAACAGTTATGCCTGGCCCCCAGGCTAAGACTGTAAGCAACCTTTTTGGAAGCACTGGCAAAGTATTATCCTCAAAAGTCACAGGGGAGATAAGGTTCCAAGATGTTAAACAATTTGCCTCAAATCACAGAGCACAGGCAGCATTGCAACCCAGGTCTGACTCTAAAGCCTGTCTCTTAAACACCTGTATGTTATCACACAGAAGGCTGCCTGTTAGTCACAGAAGGACCACACAGGCACAGTTTGAGAGGCCAACTCTAGCAGTGCCCATGCAGGCAGAGTTGAAGAGAGGACGCTGGTCAGAGCCCAGCTTTGTTAGTCACTGGGTAGATGTGCTCTTAAGAGTGAAGGTGGATCCCCCACCTTCCTGTCCAGCTGATCCTAACCCCCTTTAGCTGATGGCTGGACTTCCCAAAAAGCACATCCCcaggagagatgatttagggaatTTGGACCCTGGGAGAGAGATACGTGACAAATGAGGGTTGTGGCTGGCTCACCCAGGCAATGCTGTCCTGTGAGGGTTGTTGAGTGACCAGCTGCTATACCCTATTAGTCACCCAGTTTCACTGTGACCACCTTTAACATTCACTGCAAAGCTAGAACATAACCATGTGCCCTGGAGGAGGGAACATCTAATTCAGAGGGGTAGTGAGGTAGGTCACAGAGGTAATGTCATAAAGGCGATgataacactttgggaggctgaggcggaaggatcacccaaggcagcccaggcaacatagcgagaactaaaaaaaccaaaaaacaaaaacaaaaaagttagctgggcgtggtggcacaagcctgtggtcccagctactcaggaagctgaggtgggagaatcacttgagcctggagaagctgaggctgcagtgagccacgattgcaccactgcactccagcctgggtgacaaagcgagaccgtctcaaaaatggaaaaaaaaaaaaaaaaaggtggcggGGGAGAGGGGCAATAGCTGTTCAGGTTGCCCTCGCGCCCTCCTGCCTTTAACATCACCTTGTCCACCCCATCAAGAGAGACCCCTCTGGCCATCTGGAGGAATCTCTTTTCAAAGCTCAGCTCAAAGGTTAACCCTTCTTTGAAGCTTACCCTGACACCCTCTCCTATATTTACCCCTTGGCCCCCAGACTTCCAATATTAAATATAACACACTTCAGTGAACCTTTTACATACCTAGTCCTTTTCCAGGACCTCCAAGTCTCTTCAAGGCAAGGATAACATCATGAACACTGGAAATTATTCAACACCCCAGCCACTGGGCTGGTGAACAACTACGGTTGTCAGTACCTGTGTGGCAGGGACCGTGTCAGATTGTTCATATTCATTATCTCTACTTTATAGActaagaaactgagacacaaaatagaaataacttGACC includes the following:
- the TTLL3 gene encoding tubulin monoglycylase TTLL3 isoform X2 codes for the protein MVPREWFPRQQQTGRGLERRTRREPRQDLPGRGGGDAEGRRDQGRWEGERGEGRMQGPDTPLLLSAGELGPGRRVSASWYSQGGGPVCNWLRKPQPLEPRTSFPLARRSEFRPPRRLPWPGPASAQPEEGHPGGRCQAGSPAPARRLGRAFKTLVPDTHAQGAADPRPLGPPHTPVLDDPSPQDGFPVLWRGSSKASHMNRLRNAKIYVERAVKQKKIFTIQGCYPVIRCLLRRRGWVEKKMVHRSGPTLLPPQKDLDSSAMGDSDTTEDEDEDEDEEFQPPQLFDLGDLLKFDDLDGTHALMSRMVQNETPYFIWTTRRDVLDCRFLSKDQMINHYARAGSFTTKVGLCLNLRNLPWFDEVDANSFFPRCYRLGAEDDKKAFIEDFWLTAARNVLKLVVKSEWKSYPIQAVEEEALGDKQRKKQEKNPVSVSPEFVDEALCACEEYLSNLAHMDIDKDLEAPLYLTPEGWSLFLQRYYQVVQSSPAQVPSFPHSEGAELRHLDTQVQRCEDILQQLRAVVPQIDMEGDRNIWIVKPGAKSRGRGIICMDHLEEMLKLVNGNPMVMKDGKWVVQKYIERPLLIFGTKFDLRQWFLVTDWNPLTVWFYRDSYIRFSTQPFSLKNLDNSVHLCNNSIQKHLENSCHRHPLLPPDNMWSSQRFQAHLQEMGAPNAWSTIIVPGMKDAVIHALQTSQDAVQCRKASFELYGADFVFGEDFQPWLIEINASPTMAPSTAVTARLCAGVQADTLRVVIDRRLDHSCDTGAFELIYKQIRVLLCCPGWSAVARSRRKASSASWVHAIFLPQPPK
- the TTLL3 gene encoding tubulin monoglycylase TTLL3 isoform X4 → MVPREWFPRQQQTGRGLERRTRREPRQDLPGRGGGDAEGRRDQGRWEGERGEGRMQGPDTPLLLSAGELGPGRRVSASWYSQGGGPVCNWLRKPQPLEPRTSFPLARRSEFRPPRRLPWPGPASAQPEEGHPGGRCQAGSPAPARRLGRAFKTLVPDTHAQGAADPRPLGPPHTPVLDDPSPQDGFPVLWRGSSKASHMNRLRNAKIYVERAVKQKKIFTIQGCYPVIRCLLRRRGWVEKKMVHRSGPTLLPPQKDLDSSAMGDSDTTEDEDEDEDEEFQPPQLFDLGDLLKFDDLDGTHALMSRMVQNETPYFIWTTRRDVLDCRFLSKDQMINHYARAGSFTTKVGLCLNLRNLPWFDEVDANSFFPRCYRLGAEDDKKAFIEDFWLTAARNVLKLVVKSEWKSYPIQAVEEEALGDKQRKKQEKNPVSVSPEFVDEALCACEEYLSNLAHMDIDKDLEAPLYLTPEGWSLFLQRYYQVVQSSPAQVPSFPHSEGAELRHLDTQVQRCEDILQQLRAVVPQIDMEGDRNIWIVKPGAKSRGRGIICMDHLEEMLKLVNGNPMVMKDGKWVVQKYIERPLLIFGTKFDLRQWFLVTDWNPLTVWFYRDSYIRFSTQPFSLKNLDNSVHLCNNSIQKHLENSCHRHPLLPPDNMWSSQRFQAHLQEMGAPNAWSTIIVPGMKDAVIHALQTSQDAVQCRKASFELYGADFVFGEDFQPWLIEINASPTMAPSTAVTARLCAGVQADTLRVVIDRRLDHSCDTGAFELIYKQRRGFTGLARMVSNS
- the TTLL3 gene encoding tubulin monoglycylase TTLL3 isoform X5, with amino-acid sequence MVPREWFPRQQQTGRGLERRTRREPRQDLPGRGGGDAEGRRDQGRWEGERGEGRMQGPDTPLLLSAGELGPGRRVSASWYSQGGGPVCNWLRKPQPLEPRTSFPLARRSEFRPPRRLPWPGPASAQPEEGHPGGRCQAGSPAPARRLGRAFKTLVPDTHAQGAADPRPLGPPHTPVLDDPSPQDGFPVLWRGSSKASHMNRLRNAKIYVERAVKQKKIFTIQGCYPVIRCLLRRRGWVEKKMVHRSGPTLLPPQKDLDSSAMGDSDTTEDEDEDEDEEFQPPQLFDLGDLLKFDDLDGTHALMSRMVQNETPYFIWTTRRDVLDCRFLSKDQMINHYARAGSFTTKVGLCLNLRNLPWFDEVDANSFFPRCYRLGAEDDKKAFIEDFWLTAARNVLKLVVKSEWKSYPIQAVEEEALGDKQRKKQEKNPVSVSPEFVDEALCACEEYLSNLAHMDIDKDLEAPLYLTPEGWSLFLQRYYQVVQSSPAQVPSFPHSEGAELRHLDTQVQRCEDILQQLRAVVPQIDMEGDRNIWIVKPGAKSRGRGIICMDHLEEMLKLVNGNPMVMKDGKWVVQKYIERPLLIFGTKFDLRQWFLVTDWNPLTVWFYRDSYIRFSTQPFSLKNLDNSVHLCNNSIQKHLENSCHRHPLLPPDNMWSSQRFQAHLQEMGAPNAWSTIIVPGMKDAVIHALQTSQDAVQCRKASFELYGADFVFGEDFQPWLIEINASPTMAPSTAVTARLCAGVQADTLRVVIDRRLDHSCDTGAFELIYKQ